Proteins encoded together in one Bos indicus isolate NIAB-ARS_2022 breed Sahiwal x Tharparkar chromosome 25, NIAB-ARS_B.indTharparkar_mat_pri_1.0, whole genome shotgun sequence window:
- the ZNF12 gene encoding zinc finger protein 12 translates to MNQSLGSVSFRDVAVDFTQEEWQHLDPEQKTTYRDVMLENYSHLISVGCHIIKPEVITKLEQGEEPWVVEGEFLLQSHPEEVWKVHDLMEGSQENEDKHSRQTESINNKTLPEGRGNGLGKTCNVETSPVSSRKISYQCDSCEKSLKSISEYISSDGSYARMKPDECSACGRSLLHVKLEKTHLGDKPYEFNQNREAYALNEESIYQNIHILEKPFEYIECQKAFQKDTVFVNHIEEKPYKWNESEIAFLQMSNLSVHPTTHLEMKPYECNACGKSFCKKSKFIIHQRTHTGEKPYECNQCGKSFCQKGTLTVHQRTHTGEKPYECTECGKTFYQKLHLIQHQRTHSGEKPYECSYCGKAFCQKTHLTQHQRTHSGERPYVCHDCGKTFSQKSALNDHQKIHTGVKLYKCNECGKCFCRKSTLTTHQRTHTGEKPYECNECGKFFSRLSYLTVHYRTHSGEKPYECNECGKTFYLNSALMRHQRVHTGEKPYECNECGKLFSQLSYLTIHHRTHSGVKPYECNECGKTFYQNSALCRHRRIHKGEKPYECYICGKFFSQMSYLTIHHRIHSGEKPYECNECGKTFCQNSALNRHQRTHTGEKAYECYECGKFFSQMSYLTIHHRIHSGEKPFECNECGKAFSRMSYLTVHYRTHSGEKPYECTECGKKFYHKSAFNSHQRIHRRGNMNVLDVGRLL, encoded by the exons ATGAATCAATCTCTG GGGTCAGTGTCATTCAGGGACGTGGCCGTGGACTTCACCCAGGAGGAGTGGCAGCACCTAGACCCTGAGCAGAAGACGACCTACAGGGACGTGATGCTGGAGAACTACAGCCACCTCATCTCTGtgg GGTGTCACATTATCAAACCAGAAGTCATCACCAAATTGGAGCAAGGAGAAGAGCCGTGGGTGGTGGAAGGAGAATTCCTGCTTCAGAGTCACCCAG AAGAAGTCTGGAAAGTTCATGATCTGATGGAGGGAAGCCAGGAAAATGAAGACAAACATTCAAGGCAAACTGAATCCATTAACAACAAAACCCTGCCTGAAGGGAGAGGTAATGGTCTTGGTAAGACTTGTAATGTGGAAACAAGCCCtgtttcttcaagaaaaatatcCTATCAGTGTGATTCATGTGAAAAGAGTTTAAAGTCTATTTCAGAATATATTAGTAGTGATGGCAGCTATGCAAGAATGAAACCTGATGAATGTAGTGCTTGTGGGAGATCACTTCTCCATGTGAAGCTTGAAAAAACTCATCTCGGAGATAAACCTTATGAATTTAACCAAAACAGGGAGGCTTATGCTCTAAATGAAGAAAGTATTTATCAGAACATTCACATTTTGGAGAAACCCTTTGAATATATCGAATGCCAGAAAGCCTTTCAGAAGGATACAGTGTTTGTTAACCATATAGAGGAGAAACCCTACAAGTGGAACGAATCTGAAATAGCCTTTCTCCAAATGTCAAACCTCAGTGTGCACCCAACAACTCATTTGGAAATGAAACCCTATGAGTGCAACGCATGTGGGAAATCCTTCTGTAAAAAGTCCAAGTTTATTATCCACCAGAGgactcacacaggagagaaaccttacGAATGTAATCAGTGTGGGAAATCCTTCTGCCAGAAGGGCACCCTCACTGTCCATCAGCGaacacacacaggggagaagccctatgAATGTACTGAATGCGGGAAAACCTTCTACCAGAAGTTACACCTCATTCAACACCAGAGAACTCACTCAGGAGAGAAGCCCTATGAATGTAGCTACTGTGGAAAAGCCTTTTGCCAGAAGACACACCTCACACAGCACCAGAGAACACATTCAGGAGAGAGACCCTACGTTTGTCATGACTGTGGAAAAACCTTCTCCCAGAAGTCAGCCCTTAATGACCACCAGAAAATTCACACAGGCGTAAAACTCTACAAGTGCAACGAGTGTGGGAAGTGCTTCTGCCGCAAGTCTACCCTCACCACACACCAGAGGACACACACGGGAGAGAAGCCCTATGAGTGCAACGAGTGTGGGAAGTTCTTCTCTCGGCTGTCATATCTCACTGTGCATTACAGAACTCATTCAGGAGAGAAGCCCTATGAATGTAATGAGTGTGGGAAAACCTTCTACCTTAACTCAGCCCTCATGAGACACCAGAGAGTccacacaggagagaagccctATGAATGCAATGAGTGTGGAAAGTTATTCTCCCAGTTGTCGTACCTCACCATACATCACAGAACTCACTCAGGAGTGAAGCCCTACGAATGTAACGAATGTGGGAAGACCTTCTACCAGAATTCCGCCCTTTGTAGACACCGGAGGATACATAAAGGAGAGAAGCCCTATGAATGTTACATATGTGGGAAGTTCTTCTCGCAAATGTCATACCTCACAATACATCACAGAATTCATTCAGGAGAGAAGCCCTACGAATGTAACGAATGTGGGAAAACCTTCTGCCAGAATTCAGCCCTCAACAGACaccagaggacacacacaggagagaaagcCTATGAGTGTTACGAGTGTGGCAAATTCTTCTCTCAGATGTCGTATCTCACTATACATCATCGAATTCATTCAGGAGAGAAACCTTTTGAATGTAAcgaatgtggaaaagccttctCTCGGATGTCATACCTCACTGTACATTACAGAACTCACTCAGGAGAGAAGCCATATGAATGTACCGAATGTGGGAAAAAATTCTACCACAAATCAGCCTTCAACAGCCATCAGAGAATTCACAGGAGAGGGAACATGAATGTACTTGATGtgggaaggcttctctga